The following coding sequences lie in one Apium graveolens cultivar Ventura chromosome 3, ASM990537v1, whole genome shotgun sequence genomic window:
- the LOC141715096 gene encoding uncharacterized protein LOC141715096, whose translation MIQFPQNQVKKFEDFPDDVIEEIILRLPAIKISDIVPFMGLDYLSYLSSKHLKIQSSKASPKGFIIDYESSDLSKYVIYSSQREILKAVDQRKDPAVDRVFVGSSNGRLCDVSYHWNEIVIKVMNPLLVTTVFIPQPTLPLDLESIDIFGFGCLGPNFKIVRIVQSQEIGIEVYSSLEGRWTQLNLGWPVYDDINKKMVLLETPIVPLKICFGVSTICIGKKFHWLVKDIELDVVRGVVSFDFVKEKFEIVKTFSSQDVVEGSWLGLGTFEDNLAVARGNENGGFDVCILDSGKWKWCGGQYPLQPAAYTLGAEENQKIGPFPHMETLLLISKTMPTVVAALLS comes from the coding sequence ATGATTCAATTTCCACAAAACCAAGTCAAAAAGTTTGAAGATTTTCCAGATGATGTTATTGAAGAGATAATATTAAGGCTCCCTGCTATAAAAATTTCTGACATTGTCCCTTTTATGGGATTGGATTATCTGTCATACCTCTCCTCAAAACATCTTAAAATCCAAAGTTCAAAAGCTTCTCCAAAAGGTTTCATAATTGATTATGAAAGCTCTGACTTGAGTAAATATGTCATTTACTCAAGTCAAAGGGAAATACTAAAAGCTGTTGATCAAAGAAAAGATCCTGCTGTTGACAGAGTTTTTGTTGGCTCCTCCAATGGACGGCTTTGTGATGTTTCTTACCATTGGAATGAAATTGTGATTAAAGTGATGAATCCTCTACTTGTTACTACTGTTTTTATACCACAACCAACTCTTCCACTTGATTTAGAGTCTATAGACATATTTGGTTTCGGTTGCCTGGGCCCTAATTTTAAAATTGTAAGAATAGTTCAATCACAGGAGATTGGAATTGAAGTTTATAGTTCACTAGAGGGTAGGTGGACTCAGCTAAATCTTGGTTGGCCTGTTTATGATGATATTAATAAGAAGATGGTACTCTTGGAGACACCTATTGTTCCCCTGAAAATTTGTTTTGGGGTATCAACTATTTGTATTGGTAAAAAGTTCCATTGGCTAGTGAAAGACATTGAATTAGACGTTGTTAGAGGAGTGGTTTCTTTTGATTTCGTTAAGGAGAAATTTGAGATCGTTAAAACATTTTCAAGCCAAGATGTTGTAGAAGGATCTTGGCTCGGATTAGGAACATTTGAGGATAATCTAGCGGTAGCAAGAGGTAATGAAAATGGTGGTTTCGATGTTTGTATACTTGATTCCGGAAAATGGAAATGGTGCGGAGGCCAATATCCGTTGCAACCCGCTGCATACACTTTGGGAGCGGAAGAAAATCAGAAAATCGGACCCTTTCCCCATATGGAGACGCTGCTTCTCATTTCAAAAACCATGCCCACTGTTGTGGCCGCATTGCTTTCGTAG